From the Penaeus vannamei isolate JL-2024 unplaced genomic scaffold, ASM4276789v1 unanchor5374, whole genome shotgun sequence genome, one window contains:
- the LOC138861438 gene encoding phospholipid scramblase-like gives MLAPKIFKPEMLAPKMLAPKMLTPKMLAPKMLTPEMFVPKMLAPKMLAPHIFTPNMLTPKLLTLKMLVPKMLAPKMREPKMLAPQMLAPKMLTPKMREPKMLVPKIFTP, from the coding sequence ATGCTTGCACCTAAAATCTTTAAACCTGAAATGCTTGCGCCTAAAATGCTTGCACCTAAAATGCTTACACCTAAAATGCTTGCACCTAAAATGCTTACACCTGAAATGTTTGTACCTAAAATGCTTGCACCTAAAATGCTTGCACCTCACATCTTTACACCTAACATGCTTACACCTAAATTGCTTACACTTAAAATGCTTGTACCTAAAATGCTTGCACCTAAGATGCGTGAACCTAAAATGCTTGCACCTCAAATGCTTGCACCTAAAATGCTTACACCTAAAATGCGTGAACCTAAAATGCTTGTACCTAAAATCTTTACGCCTTAA